GTTACCGAAGGCGATACCGACGTAAGGGCGATGGCAGACTATGTCATCGAAATACCGCAAACAGCCGAAGCATTCGTGCCATTACTGGCCACCATACCATTACAGTTACTGGCCTATCACATCGCTGTAATGCGGGGATGTAATGTCGATCAACCCCGGAACCTGGCTAAATCGGTGACGGTGGAATAGTGAGTGGTGAATAGTCAATAGTGAATGGTCAATAAATAGCCTGTTTTCCGTAATAACAAAAGACCCCGATAGTTTGATACTATTGGGGTCTTTTGTTATTACTACTCACCATTGACTATTCACAAAACCGGTGCGATTTATCACATAGAAAAAATCGATAATTAATTAGATTTTAATTAGATTTGCTCTATATGACCATTACCCAGCTTGAATATATTGTCGCCGTTGATACCTACCGAAGCTTTGTTATGGCTGCCGAAAAGTGTTTTGTTACACAACCTACACTTAGCATGCAGGTGCAAAAGCTGGAGGATACCCTTGGCGTAAAGATATTCGACCGCAGCAAGCAGCCTGTCACGCCTACCGAAATTGGCATCGAGATCATCGACCAGGCCAGGATCATGCTCGCCGAAAGTGAAAAGATCAAAGAGATCATTACCGACAGGCAGAAAGAGCTATCCGGCGAGCTAAAAGTGGGCATCATACCCACAGTATCACCCTATATTTTACCAAAGATCATTTCGAGCTTCATTCAAAAGTATCCCCAGGTAAAGCTTATTGTATGGGAGCAGACAACCGAAGAGATCATACAGCAATTGAAGCTGGGCACACTGGATTGCGGCATCCTTTCGACACCGCTGCATGAAAGTACGCTTACCGAAATACCTGTTTTTTATGAAAACTTCGTTGCTTACGTATCCAAACACAGCAAGCTTTCCAAAAAGAAAAGTATAGTGCCGGAAGATATTGATATGGAGGAAATTTGGGTATTGAACGAGGGTCATTGCATGCGCGAACAGGTGCTGAACATATGCCAGCGCCGGCGATCGACCAAGAGTTTTCTTCATTTTGAATACAATACCGGAAGTGTTGAAACACTCAAACGGATGGTAGACCAGAACAACGGCGCGACAATACTGCCCGAACTTGCGCTGGCCGAAT
Above is a window of Mucilaginibacter ginsenosidivorans DNA encoding:
- a CDS encoding hydrogen peroxide-inducible genes activator — its product is MTITQLEYIVAVDTYRSFVMAAEKCFVTQPTLSMQVQKLEDTLGVKIFDRSKQPVTPTEIGIEIIDQARIMLAESEKIKEIITDRQKELSGELKVGIIPTVSPYILPKIISSFIQKYPQVKLIVWEQTTEEIIQQLKLGTLDCGILSTPLHESTLTEIPVFYENFVAYVSKHSKLSKKKSIVPEDIDMEEIWVLNEGHCMREQVLNICQRRRSTKSFLHFEYNTGSVETLKRMVDQNNGATILPELALAELTEKQLDKVRYFKTPEPAREVSIVIQKNFLKRRMIEALKTEILEFVPKRMKSRKKKEVMEI